CAGTTATTACGCCTAGCTACCATGCGGAGCAGTATAGCCCCGACGATAATAGGCATGATTTGAGACAGTTTCTTTGTGGGTTGCCTGGAGGTGTTTGCTATATGATTTTAGAGCGAAGCTAATGTGTGCTTTAGACCCGCCATTTACATGGGCGTATAAGAAAATGGAGGATAGCGTCAAGTACTGGGAATCGAAGGGCTGGACGACCGGTAaggcgcagaagaagagcgtAAAGGCTGATTAGATCAATCATTATGAAGTGTGCAATTACTACATCATATGGAGGGGGTTTATTTGATAAGAGAGTGGCAGAGAATAACTACCTAATTTCGTATAGAAGATTGCAATACTGTGTCCTGCACGAAACCAATAATTACTTCAAAAAGTTATCTAACATGGAGGACAACCAGTAAATAAGACTAAATATATGATAAGCTAGTTAGTTATCCAATATGTTCAGAACACGATATCGAACTGTCACGACGAATGCCGCGTGCAAATATTGATCACCGAAACCAAAATAGAACCAGATGGTAAATGGATACAATGACCCGGCCAAAACACCCGCCAAGAACGCTGAAAAAATTGTAAATCAATCATTATAAAAAGACCGTACCCCAGTGGACAAATATCTGCTAGACAGCGCAACACCTAGTCTTTCCAGAACCACCCGTTTTTCTTGTCGCCAGGCGAGGAGCTCTGGTCGTGTTGAGGCGGACTGACAACTTCGGTCGACTCGTTCGTTTCCTCGCGGCCATCGGCGAACCTCTTGGTTTTCAAGGTTTTCGTTTGAATTGAGCCATCCGGAAGACGGACGCGGTCTGTGCTAACTTGAGTTGATAGCACGTAGTTTTCCGCAGGggatttctcttcttcgGTGGCCGGCGGATGAGCAGCCTCGGTAGTTTCGGGGGCAGAATGTTTATTCCCGCCAGATACAAGCTCCAACCAGCTTTCTGTATCGTCGCTAGACTCTCTTTCAGTAGATAGGACGCCGTTTCTGGCCCCGAGCCTATCATCGATCAGCAGCCGCAGAAGAGGGCTGTGGTGGAAATCGCCGAAAAATTCCTTCTCGCGGGCGTCAATGTCCGCAAGGAAGCGGTCGTATAGGTCCAGTTCCGTAAGCTGTTTAGTGTTGGTGTCTTCCGCAGTCGAATCAGTcctctctgcctccttcaaGGAGTGACCCTCTTCTTTAGTGTCCTCCGAGCGCTCCAATGTAATACTCGACCACGGATGTTTGTCAGATCCAGAAACAAACTTCCAATGGTTCCCCAGGCTGCCCCGTTTAACCAGGCTATGTATCCAGTCCTTCCCGGATTCTTGTTTGGCAACTGTGCCTGGTTCGCGGTCCAGCATCGGCATTCCATTCTCAAGTCGCAATAGATCCTCAAAAGCTTCGCGCCATCTTGGTTCTTCAGGGTCGGGATCGGGAGAGGGCCCCATAGATGacatcaaggacgagaaaaCTCCCTGCTCCCGATGAGACCTGTAACGCGCCTGGCGCTCGAGGTGTAGAGGTGAATAAGGGCTGAACATGAGATAGTTGACAGGCCAATAGGCGGAATCGGAGCTCACgaggggagaaaagaaggtcTGGTGGGACgggtggaagaagtcgagCAAGAAGCGATCGAAGAACGAGTTGAAGAACATATCCATATCGAACGAATTTCCTAAACTAGAACGCTCTGATCTTGACGACGAGCTCGGCGAATAATTGTTGGTATTGTTAACATTGTTGTTTTGCGTTGAGGAGGAGCCCTGATTTTCTGAACCCGACGACGCATCTCCGCTGCCTGCGTCATTGGTGTTAAGGTTCTGGCGCTGGGCGTCGCGGTAGTTTTGGTCTTCAGTAAAGATGGACCATCGTTCTGATCGTGGAGGtgtagaggaggaggggattcCCATTACAGACTGGAGCATGGAGGAAATTTGCTCGTCGGCGAATCGACGGAATGCGACGAAAGGATTATCGTCATCGGGCCACTGGCGGGAGCTCTCAGGCGAGGAAGCAGGGTGCTTCTTGTTAgggtcttcctcgcctgccATGGTGAGCTAGTGCTGTAAATATTTCTAACAAGAGAGGATGGGCAGCGTCAGATTAAAGCGTAGGTTGTCACGATAGTTCGAAGTAAAAGTGGTGATGTAGAGATGAGCTTCGAAACTTCTTGAATCTTGGATCCTGAAGCTGTTGGGAAACGCCCCACTTATTCTAATCACCACGTGATACGATGGGGCGGAGAACAGTTCATCAG
This sequence is a window from Aspergillus puulaauensis MK2 DNA, chromosome 6, nearly complete sequence. Protein-coding genes within it:
- a CDS encoding uncharacterized protein (COG:S;~EggNog:ENOG410PSXI;~antiSMASH:Cluster_6.4); the protein is MAGEEDPNKKHPASSPESSRQWPDDDNPFVAFRRFADEQISSMLQSVMGIPSSSTPPRSERWSIFTEDQNYRDAQRQNLNTNDAGSGDASSGSENQGSSSTQNNNVNNTNNYSPSSSSRSERSSLGNSFDMDMFFNSFFDRFLLDFFHPSHQTFFSPLVSSDSAYWPVNYLMFSPYSPLHLERQARYRSHREQGVFSSLMSSMGPSPDPDPEEPRWREAFEDLLRLENGMPMLDREPGTVAKQESGKDWIHSLVKRGSLGNHWKFVSGSDKHPWSSITLERSEDTKEEGHSLKEAERTDSTAEDTNTKQLTELDLYDRFLADIDAREKEFFGDFHHSPLLRLLIDDRLGARNGVLSTERESSDDTESWLELVSGGNKHSAPETTEAAHPPATEEEKSPAENYVLSTQVSTDRVRLPDGSIQTKTLKTKRFADGREETNESTEVVSPPQHDQSSSPGDKKNGWFWKD